In one Nicotiana tomentosiformis chromosome 6, ASM39032v3, whole genome shotgun sequence genomic region, the following are encoded:
- the LOC104099212 gene encoding uncharacterized protein produces MTLTVGEPPPVIVESNQNSNIQNTYAAQLSQAKAAANLNKKLLKPIEVIHGIPTIQFSLDERMEFAKEEGLHQAVVVKLSSNAPDVSTLRNLLPKFFGIKGQALIGQLAPRQLLIRIDQHDDFVNSLGRSVNYFKYNDGEHQIIVFPWSVGFNVKEEPTKAVVWISLPNLPTELFAMKALLSIASAVGKPIAIDKATQTKSRASTARVKAILDLMGKLPHKLRLQFLDKQMGRMVEVFQDFVYDNLPLYCNHCKHQGHDEKICHRLNENAVGSRPDEEHAVVQSDEEILVKEGYLVEKYQGDLRQLLNEKRRVPSLIEAEGVESIHHISDGAQVLSKSGNQSAIGEEMRMKDIPTATISSRMLTTTSGALKNSQMQNVTAGTLNASGDVSSGDLNRKSAGVVQRQEDRATTFRDAGQNKKFGAAKSVLVPGVNELHGNHSDIEASDLEAIVPLNTTGDQTLVGIATSYFGTASIPNFTTEDGQAGKNIDRAASMIDDTGAEVIVNATVVSMGDAANVKAGALMQQQRNPSVLHQFAENFSRHPAGHIDDIPTGQVLTSPRKFVKSPNKSVTRNKDWTEVNQTSGKKQSPGIQNQVLPSNTIGVSNSFDALVVEHDHDVKKYRNKVQQG; encoded by the coding sequence ATGACTTTAACTGTGGGAGAGCCACCTCCAGTCATTGTAGAGAGCAACCAAAACAGTAACATACAAAATACGTATGCTGCTCAATTGTCTCAAGCAAAAGCAGCTGCTAATTTGAATAAAAAATTGTTGAAACCTATTGAAGTTATTCATGGAATTCCAACAATTCAATTTTCATTGGATGAACGGATGGAATTCGCAAAAGAGGAGGGATTGCATCAAGCTGTTGTGGTGAAGCTTTCTTCAAACGCACCAGATGTATCCACATTGAGAAACTTACTGCCGAAATTTTTCGGTATCAAAGGACAAGCTTTGATCGGCCAACTTGCACCTAGACAATTGCTTATTAGGATTGATCAACATGACGATTTCGTTAATTCTCTTGGGAGGTCAGTTAACTACTTTAAATACAATGATGGGGAGCACCAAATTATAGTATTTCCATGGTCTGTTGGATTTAATGTAAAGGAGGAACCGACTAAGGCAGTGGTTTGGATTTCCTTGCCTAATCTGCCAACGGAGCTGTTTGCAATGAAGGCTTTGTTATCTATAGCTTCAGCTGTTGGCAAGCCTATAGCCATTGATAAAGCTACTCAGACTAAATCACGTGCTAGTACTGCAAGAGTTAAGGCTATCCTTGATTTAATGGGCAAACTACCACATAAATTGAGGCTGCAATTTCTGGACAAACAAATGGGCAGAATGGTTGAAGTTTTTCAAGATTTTGTGTATGATAATTTGCCGTTATACTGCAACCACTGTAAACACCAAGGGCATGATGAAAAAATATGTCATCGTTTGAATGAAAATGCAGTAGGGAGCAGGCCAGATGAGGAACATGCTGTCGTGCAAAGTGATGAAGAGATACTGGTTAAGGAAGGTTATTTAGTTGAGAAGTATCAAGGGGATTTGAGGCAATTGCTTAATGAAAAAAGGCGAGTGCCAAGTTTGATTGAGGCAGAAGGTGTCGAGAGTATACACCATATATCTGATGGTGCACAGGTTCTTTCTAAATCTGGGAATCAGTCGGCTATTGGAGAGGAGATGAGGATGAAGGATATCCCTACTGCTACAATTTCTTCAAGGATGCTCACAACTACATCTGGTGCATTGAAGAATTCACAAATGCAAAATGTTACTGCTGGGACATTGAATGCTAGTGGTGATGTGAGTTCAGGTGATTTGAATAGGAAATCAGCTGGTGTTGTTCAAAGACAGGAGGATCGAGCTACAACTTTTCGAGATGCTGGGCAAAATAAAAAGTTTGGTGCTGCGAAGAGTGTGCTTGTTCCAGGTGTTAATGAATTACATGGAAATCATTCAGATATTGAAGCTTCAGATTTGGAAGCTATTGTTCCATTGAATACTACAGGGGATCAAACACTAGTTGGGATTGCAACTAGTTATTTTGGGACTGCTAGTATCCCAAATTTTACTACTGAAGATGGGCAGGCTGGTAAGAATATTGATCGTGCTGCATCAATGATTGATGATACAGGGGCAGAGGTCATTGTAAATGCTACTGTTGTTTCTATGGGCGATGCTGCCAATGTAAAGGCCGGAGCTTTGATGCAGCAACAAAGGAATCCCTCAGTACTTCATCAATTTGCTGAAAATTTCAGTAGACATCCTGCTGGGCACATTGATGATATACCTACTGGCCAGGTACTTACTTCACCAAGGAAATTTGTTAAAAGTCCAAACAAATCTGTTACAAGGAATAAGGATTGGACAGAGGTGAATCAAACATCTGGAAAAAAACAGTCCCCGGGTATTCAAAATCAAGTTTTACCATCAAATACCATTGGTGTGTCTAATTCTTTTGATGCTTTGGTGGTTGAGCATGACCATGATGTGAAGAAATATCGGAATAAGGTGCAACAGGGGTAG